Proteins from a genomic interval of Undibacterium parvum:
- a CDS encoding ExeA family protein — MYKAHFRIRELPFSITPDTGYFFSFRSYQEALNTLLVAARNGEGFIKITGEVGTGKTLLCRKFMSLLDTDFVTAYIPNPLLEARSLMLALADELGIQEDRQLDQHQLIKAINLKLLHIARTGKRTLLCIDEAQALPLETLEALRLLSNLETEKRKLLQIVLFAQPELDRKLAQKEIRQLTQRISFHYQLQTLSSQEIKIYINHRLRVAGYQGPALFSTAALFVLSRCSGGVPRMLNILAHKAMMLSFGEGRQAVTARHILLAAKDTFALTRINSYLRLTALASTASLLVLATMAYLHFL; from the coding sequence ATGTACAAGGCACATTTTCGAATACGCGAACTGCCGTTTAGCATTACCCCGGATACCGGCTATTTTTTTTCTTTTCGTAGTTATCAAGAGGCGCTCAATACGCTTTTGGTAGCAGCCAGAAATGGCGAGGGCTTTATTAAAATTACCGGTGAAGTCGGCACCGGAAAAACTCTCTTGTGCAGAAAATTCATGTCCTTACTGGACACTGATTTTGTGACTGCCTATATCCCTAATCCTCTACTGGAAGCGCGCAGCCTGATGCTGGCGCTGGCCGATGAGTTGGGCATACAAGAAGACAGGCAGTTAGATCAGCATCAATTGATTAAGGCAATTAATCTTAAACTTTTGCATATTGCCCGCACGGGTAAGCGCACACTATTGTGCATCGATGAAGCGCAAGCCTTGCCCTTGGAAACTCTGGAAGCTTTGCGCTTGCTAAGTAACCTGGAAACCGAAAAAAGAAAGCTGTTGCAGATTGTCTTATTTGCTCAGCCTGAGCTAGATAGAAAACTTGCGCAGAAAGAGATACGACAATTGACGCAAAGGATAAGTTTTCATTATCAGTTGCAAACTTTGTCATCGCAGGAAATTAAAATCTATATCAATCACCGTCTGCGTGTGGCGGGCTATCAGGGCCCTGCATTATTCAGCACTGCGGCCTTGTTCGTGTTAAGTCGTTGTAGTGGCGGAGTGCCACGGATGTTGAATATTCTGGCGCATAAAGCCATGATGCTCAGTTTTGGCGAAGGGCGGCAAGCGGTCACCGCGCGGCATATTCTGCTGGCTGCTAAAGACACTTTCGCGCTGACGCGTATAAATAGCTATCTCAGGCTGACTGCACTTGCCAGTACTGCTTCCCTGCTGGTGTTGGCGACGATGGCTTACCTGCATTTTCTATGA